In Tursiops truncatus isolate mTurTru1 chromosome 9, mTurTru1.mat.Y, whole genome shotgun sequence, a single genomic region encodes these proteins:
- the LOC109548609 gene encoding protein FAM237B: protein MNFATRRWFYLPLGCMMLMNLINADFEFQKGVLASNSPGIMEDIDLQCWNACSLTLIDLKEIKIEHTVDSFWNFMLFLQKSQQPRHYNVFLSIAQDFWDMYVDCLLSRSHGMGRRQVMPPKYNFPQKITGGNLNVYLRE from the coding sequence ATGAATTTTGCCACAAGAAGATGGTTCTACCTACCTCTGGGCTGCATGATGCTGATGAATCTGATTAACGCGGATTTTGAATTTCAAAAGGGGGTGCTTGCCAGCAACAGCCCAGGGATCATGGAAGACATTGATCTCCAGTGCTGGAATGCTTGCTCCTTGACACTGATAGATCTCAAGGAAATCAAGATAGAGCACACTGTGGATTCTTTCTGGAATTTCATGTTGTTCCTGCAAAAATCCCAGCAGCCTAGACATTATAATGTCTTCTTAAGCATAGCTCAGGATTTCTGGGACATGTATGTAGACTGCTTGCTTTCAAGATCCCATGGAATGGGCAGAAGACAGGTGATGCCTCCCAAGTATAATTTTCCACAGAAGATAACAGGAGGTAATTTAAATGTGTACTTAAGAGAATAG